The Ovis aries strain OAR_USU_Benz2616 breed Rambouillet chromosome 6, ARS-UI_Ramb_v3.0, whole genome shotgun sequence genome includes a window with the following:
- the HGFAC gene encoding hepatocyte growth factor activator isoform X7 — translation MLSLEDAVRSRKSMAEARGDCWPRQGEPGGRYGRRAGLLAREAARVNHLPAALTLTLLPRPAAPHASPGGAMGCWAWVASPCPPPRPALLLLLLLLLPHGAQPQAARSQGEPPGHNATVTPVTPVTSVTPSTAAVGASQTEGPPGGGLTPLPWGAPSNGPGGTAVLTEAGQPCRFPFRYGGRMLHSCTAEGSAHRKWCATTHNYDRDRAWGYCVQDPAPQGGPAPRDPCASGPCLHGGSCSSTQDPESHHCTCPEAFTGQDCGTAKCFDESRYEYLEPGDRWAHVHQGRVEQCECSGGQVHCEGTRHTACLSSPCLNGGSCHLIVATGTTVCACPPGYAGRLCNIVPAQRCFVGTGTEYRGVASTAASGLGCLPWNSDLLYQELHVDSVGAAALLGLGPHAYCRNPDKDERPWCYVVKDSALSWEYCRLAACESLARIQPPPTEALLTLSGPEAAGPAGRQTCGKRHKKRTFLRPRIIGGSSSLPGSHPWLAAIYIGNNFCAGSLVHTCWVVSAAHCFSNSPPRESVSVVLGQHFFNRTTDVTQTFGIEKYIPYPLYSVFNPSDHDLVLIRLEKKGERCAVRSQFVQPICLPEPSSPFPAGHKCQIAGWGHQDENVSGYSPSLREALVPLVADHKCSSPEVYGADISPNMLCAGYFDCRSDACQGDSGGPLACEKNGVAYLYGIISWGDGCGRLNKPGVYTRVANYVDWINDRIRPHKRPTNPS, via the exons ATGCTGAGCCTGGAGGACGCGGTCAGGTCCAGGAAGAGCATGGCGGAGGCAAGAGGGGACTGCTGGCCCAGGCAGGGTGAGCCGGGCGGCAGATACGGCAGACGTGCGGGCCTCCTGGCACGGGAGGCAGCCAGGGTTAATCATTTGCCGGCGGCCTTGACCCTCACCCTGCTCCCGCGTCCCGCTGCTCCTCACGCCAGCCCAGGAGGAGCCATGGGGTGCTGGGCCTGGGTCGccagcccctgccccccgcccaggccagccctgctgttgctgctgctgctgctgctgcctcacGGGGCACAGCCCCAGGCTGCCAGG AGCCAAGGGGAGCCCCCAGGACACAACGCCACAGTGACTCCTGTGACCCCTGTAACCTCAGTGACCCCCAGCACTGCAGCCGTGGGAGCATCCCAGACAGAGGGGCCCCCTGGTGGAGGGCTCACCCCCCTGCCCTGGGGAGCCCCCTCCAACGGCCCTGGGGGCACAG CAGTGCTCACCGAGGCCGGGCAGCCCTGCAGGTTCCCATTCCGCTACGGCGGCCGCATGCTGCACTCTTGCACTGCAGAGGGAAGCGCCCACAGGAAGTG GTGTGCCACGACTCACAACTACGACCGGGACAGGGCCTGGGGCTACTGTGTGCAGGACCCCGCTCCCCAGGGGGGCCCAG CCCCCCGGGACCCCTGTGCCTCTGGCCCCTGCCTCCACGGAGGCTCATGCTCCAGCACACAGGACCCCGAGTCACACCACTGCACCTGCCCTGAGGCCTTCACCGGCCAGGACTGCGGCACAG caaAGTGCTTTGATGAGAGCCGCTACGAGTACCTGGAGCCGGGCGATCGTTGGGCCCACGTGCACCAGGGCCGCGTGGAACAGTGCGAGTGCTCGGGGGGCCAGGTCCACTGTGAGGGGACCCGCCACACAG CTTGTCTGAGCAGCCCCTGCCTGAACGGCGGTTCCTGCCACCTGATCGTGGCCACCGGGACCACCGTCTGCGCCTGCCCCCCAGGCTACGCCGGGCGGCTCTGCAACATTG TGCCTGCCCAGCGCTGCTTCGTGGGGACCGGCACCGAGTACCGAGGCGTGGCCAGCACGGCGGCCTCAGGCCTCGGATGCCTGCCCTGGAACTCCGACCTGCTCTACCAGGAGTTGCACGTGGACTCCGTGGGTGCCGCAGCCCTCCTGGGCCTGGGCCCCCATGCCTACTGCCG GAACCCAGACAAGGACGAGAGGCCCTGGTGCTACGTGGTGAAGGACAGCGCCCTCTCCTGGGAGTACTGCCGCCTGGCGGCCTGCG AATCCCTTGCCAGGATTCAGCCCCCGCCCACCGAGGCCCTGCTGACCCTGTCTGGGCCCGAAGCCGCTGGACCAGCTGGACGCCAGACCTGCGGCAAGAGGCACAAGAAGAGGACCTTCCTGCGGCCCCGCATTATCGGCGGCTCCTCCTCGCTGCCCGGCTCCCATCCCTGGCTGGCCGCCATCTACATCGGGAACAACTTCTGTGCGGGGAGCCTCGTCCACACCTGCTGGGTGGTGTCTGCCGCCCACTGCTTCTCTAACAG CCCCCCCAGGGAGAGCGTCTCCGTGGTTTTGGGCCAGCACTTCTTCAACCGCACCACGGACGTGACACAGACATTTGGCATCGAGAAGTACATCCCGTACCCGCTGTACTCGGTGTTCAACCCCAGTGACCACGACCTCG TCCTGATCCGGCTGGAGAAGAAAGGGGAGCGCTGCGCCGTCCGCTCCCAGTTCGTCCAGCCCATCTGCCTGCCCGAGCCCAGCAGCCCCTTCCCCGCGGGACACAAGTGCCAGATAGCGGGCTGGGGCCATCAGGATGAGA ACGTGAGCGGCTACTCCCCTTCGCTTCGGGAGGCACTGGTCCCCTTGGTCGCGGACCATAAGTGCAGCAGCCCTGAGGTGTATGGGGCCGACATCAGTCCCAACATGCTGTGTGCCGGCTACTTCGACTGCAGGTCGGACGCCTGCCAG GGGGACTCCGGCGGGCCACTGGCCTGCGAGAAGAACGGCGTGGCCTACCTGTACGGCATCATCAGCTGGGGCGACGGTTGTGGGAGGCTCAACAAGCCTGGCGTCTACACCCGCGTGGCCAACTACGTGGACTGGATCAACGACCGGATTCGCCCCCACAAGCGACCCACGAAtccctcctga
- the HGFAC gene encoding hepatocyte growth factor activator isoform X2 — MLSLEDAVRSRKSMAEARGDCWPRQGEPGGRYGRRAGLLAREAARVNHLPAALTLTLLPRPAAPHASPGGAMGCWAWVASPCPPPRPALLLLLLLLLPHGAQPQAARSQGEPPGHNATVTPVTPVTSVTPSTAAVGASQTEGPPGGGLTPLPWGAPSNGPGGTVLTEAGQPCRFPFRYGGRMLHSCTAEGSAHRKWCATTHNYDRDRAWGYCVQDPAPQGGPAPRDPCASGPCLHGGSCSSTQDPESHHCTCPEAFTGQDCGTAKCFDESRYEYLEPGDRWAHVHQGRVEQCECSGGQVHCEGTRHTACLSSPCLNGGSCHLIVATGTTVCACPPGYAGRLCNIVPAQRCFVGTGTEYRGVASTAASGLGCLPWNSDLLYQELHVDSVGAAALLGLGPHAYCRNPDKDERPWCYVVKDSALSWEYCRLAACGARSWRWSREEQESLARIQPPPTEALLTLSGPEAAGPAGRQTCGKRHKKRTFLRPRIIGGSSSLPGSHPWLAAIYIGNNFCAGSLVHTCWVVSAAHCFSNRSPQGLGAGPCTVSEEGRAGLRVKGREATSPLLHSPPRESVSVVLGQHFFNRTTDVTQTFGIEKYIPYPLYSVFNPSDHDLVLIRLEKKGERCAVRSQFVQPICLPEPSSPFPAGHKCQIAGWGHQDENVSGYSPSLREALVPLVADHKCSSPEVYGADISPNMLCAGYFDCRSDACQGDSGGPLACEKNGVAYLYGIISWGDGCGRLNKPGVYTRVANYVDWINDRIRPHKRPTNPS, encoded by the exons ATGCTGAGCCTGGAGGACGCGGTCAGGTCCAGGAAGAGCATGGCGGAGGCAAGAGGGGACTGCTGGCCCAGGCAGGGTGAGCCGGGCGGCAGATACGGCAGACGTGCGGGCCTCCTGGCACGGGAGGCAGCCAGGGTTAATCATTTGCCGGCGGCCTTGACCCTCACCCTGCTCCCGCGTCCCGCTGCTCCTCACGCCAGCCCAGGAGGAGCCATGGGGTGCTGGGCCTGGGTCGccagcccctgccccccgcccaggccagccctgctgttgctgctgctgctgctgctgcctcacGGGGCACAGCCCCAGGCTGCCAGG AGCCAAGGGGAGCCCCCAGGACACAACGCCACAGTGACTCCTGTGACCCCTGTAACCTCAGTGACCCCCAGCACTGCAGCCGTGGGAGCATCCCAGACAGAGGGGCCCCCTGGTGGAGGGCTCACCCCCCTGCCCTGGGGAGCCCCCTCCAACGGCCCTGGGGGCACAG TGCTCACCGAGGCCGGGCAGCCCTGCAGGTTCCCATTCCGCTACGGCGGCCGCATGCTGCACTCTTGCACTGCAGAGGGAAGCGCCCACAGGAAGTG GTGTGCCACGACTCACAACTACGACCGGGACAGGGCCTGGGGCTACTGTGTGCAGGACCCCGCTCCCCAGGGGGGCCCAG CCCCCCGGGACCCCTGTGCCTCTGGCCCCTGCCTCCACGGAGGCTCATGCTCCAGCACACAGGACCCCGAGTCACACCACTGCACCTGCCCTGAGGCCTTCACCGGCCAGGACTGCGGCACAG caaAGTGCTTTGATGAGAGCCGCTACGAGTACCTGGAGCCGGGCGATCGTTGGGCCCACGTGCACCAGGGCCGCGTGGAACAGTGCGAGTGCTCGGGGGGCCAGGTCCACTGTGAGGGGACCCGCCACACAG CTTGTCTGAGCAGCCCCTGCCTGAACGGCGGTTCCTGCCACCTGATCGTGGCCACCGGGACCACCGTCTGCGCCTGCCCCCCAGGCTACGCCGGGCGGCTCTGCAACATTG TGCCTGCCCAGCGCTGCTTCGTGGGGACCGGCACCGAGTACCGAGGCGTGGCCAGCACGGCGGCCTCAGGCCTCGGATGCCTGCCCTGGAACTCCGACCTGCTCTACCAGGAGTTGCACGTGGACTCCGTGGGTGCCGCAGCCCTCCTGGGCCTGGGCCCCCATGCCTACTGCCG GAACCCAGACAAGGACGAGAGGCCCTGGTGCTACGTGGTGAAGGACAGCGCCCTCTCCTGGGAGTACTGCCGCCTGGCGGCCTGCGGTGCGCGCAGCTGGAGGTGGTCTCGGGAGGAGCAGG AATCCCTTGCCAGGATTCAGCCCCCGCCCACCGAGGCCCTGCTGACCCTGTCTGGGCCCGAAGCCGCTGGACCAGCTGGACGCCAGACCTGCGGCAAGAGGCACAAGAAGAGGACCTTCCTGCGGCCCCGCATTATCGGCGGCTCCTCCTCGCTGCCCGGCTCCCATCCCTGGCTGGCCGCCATCTACATCGGGAACAACTTCTGTGCGGGGAGCCTCGTCCACACCTGCTGGGTGGTGTCTGCCGCCCACTGCTTCTCTAACAG GTCTCCCCAGGGTTTGGGGGCGGGGCCCTGCACAGTGTCAGAGGAGGGGCGAGCCGGCCTCAGGGTTAAGGGTCGTGAAGCCACCAGCCCCCTGCTGCACAGCCCCCCCAGGGAGAGCGTCTCCGTGGTTTTGGGCCAGCACTTCTTCAACCGCACCACGGACGTGACACAGACATTTGGCATCGAGAAGTACATCCCGTACCCGCTGTACTCGGTGTTCAACCCCAGTGACCACGACCTCG TCCTGATCCGGCTGGAGAAGAAAGGGGAGCGCTGCGCCGTCCGCTCCCAGTTCGTCCAGCCCATCTGCCTGCCCGAGCCCAGCAGCCCCTTCCCCGCGGGACACAAGTGCCAGATAGCGGGCTGGGGCCATCAGGATGAGA ACGTGAGCGGCTACTCCCCTTCGCTTCGGGAGGCACTGGTCCCCTTGGTCGCGGACCATAAGTGCAGCAGCCCTGAGGTGTATGGGGCCGACATCAGTCCCAACATGCTGTGTGCCGGCTACTTCGACTGCAGGTCGGACGCCTGCCAG GGGGACTCCGGCGGGCCACTGGCCTGCGAGAAGAACGGCGTGGCCTACCTGTACGGCATCATCAGCTGGGGCGACGGTTGTGGGAGGCTCAACAAGCCTGGCGTCTACACCCGCGTGGCCAACTACGTGGACTGGATCAACGACCGGATTCGCCCCCACAAGCGACCCACGAAtccctcctga
- the HGFAC gene encoding hepatocyte growth factor activator isoform X5, whose amino-acid sequence MLSLEDAVRSRKSMAEARGDCWPRQGEPGGRYGRRAGLLAREAARVNHLPAALTLTLLPRPAAPHASPGGAMGCWAWVASPCPPPRPALLLLLLLLLPHGAQPQAARSQGEPPGHNATVTPVTPVTSVTPSTAAVGASQTEGPPGGGLTPLPWGAPSNGPGGTAVLTEAGQPCRFPFRYGGRMLHSCTAEGSAHRKWCATTHNYDRDRAWGYCVQDPAPQGGPAPRDPCASGPCLHGGSCSSTQDPESHHCTCPEAFTGQDCGTAKCFDESRYEYLEPGDRWAHVHQGRVEQCECSGGQVHCEGTRHTACLSSPCLNGGSCHLIVATGTTVCACPPGYAGRLCNIVPAQRCFVGTGTEYRGVASTAASGLGCLPWNSDLLYQELHVDSVGAAALLGLGPHAYCRNPDKDERPWCYVVKDSALSWEYCRLAACGARSWRWSREEQESLARIQPPPTEALLTLSGPEAAGPAGRQTCGKRHKKRTFLRPRIIGGSSSLPGSHPWLAAIYIGNNFCAGSLVHTCWVVSAAHCFSNSPPRESVSVVLGQHFFNRTTDVTQTFGIEKYIPYPLYSVFNPSDHDLVLIRLEKKGERCAVRSQFVQPICLPEPSSPFPAGHKCQIAGWGHQDENVSGYSPSLREALVPLVADHKCSSPEVYGADISPNMLCAGYFDCRSDACQGDSGGPLACEKNGVAYLYGIISWGDGCGRLNKPGVYTRVANYVDWINDRIRPHKRPTNPS is encoded by the exons ATGCTGAGCCTGGAGGACGCGGTCAGGTCCAGGAAGAGCATGGCGGAGGCAAGAGGGGACTGCTGGCCCAGGCAGGGTGAGCCGGGCGGCAGATACGGCAGACGTGCGGGCCTCCTGGCACGGGAGGCAGCCAGGGTTAATCATTTGCCGGCGGCCTTGACCCTCACCCTGCTCCCGCGTCCCGCTGCTCCTCACGCCAGCCCAGGAGGAGCCATGGGGTGCTGGGCCTGGGTCGccagcccctgccccccgcccaggccagccctgctgttgctgctgctgctgctgctgcctcacGGGGCACAGCCCCAGGCTGCCAGG AGCCAAGGGGAGCCCCCAGGACACAACGCCACAGTGACTCCTGTGACCCCTGTAACCTCAGTGACCCCCAGCACTGCAGCCGTGGGAGCATCCCAGACAGAGGGGCCCCCTGGTGGAGGGCTCACCCCCCTGCCCTGGGGAGCCCCCTCCAACGGCCCTGGGGGCACAG CAGTGCTCACCGAGGCCGGGCAGCCCTGCAGGTTCCCATTCCGCTACGGCGGCCGCATGCTGCACTCTTGCACTGCAGAGGGAAGCGCCCACAGGAAGTG GTGTGCCACGACTCACAACTACGACCGGGACAGGGCCTGGGGCTACTGTGTGCAGGACCCCGCTCCCCAGGGGGGCCCAG CCCCCCGGGACCCCTGTGCCTCTGGCCCCTGCCTCCACGGAGGCTCATGCTCCAGCACACAGGACCCCGAGTCACACCACTGCACCTGCCCTGAGGCCTTCACCGGCCAGGACTGCGGCACAG caaAGTGCTTTGATGAGAGCCGCTACGAGTACCTGGAGCCGGGCGATCGTTGGGCCCACGTGCACCAGGGCCGCGTGGAACAGTGCGAGTGCTCGGGGGGCCAGGTCCACTGTGAGGGGACCCGCCACACAG CTTGTCTGAGCAGCCCCTGCCTGAACGGCGGTTCCTGCCACCTGATCGTGGCCACCGGGACCACCGTCTGCGCCTGCCCCCCAGGCTACGCCGGGCGGCTCTGCAACATTG TGCCTGCCCAGCGCTGCTTCGTGGGGACCGGCACCGAGTACCGAGGCGTGGCCAGCACGGCGGCCTCAGGCCTCGGATGCCTGCCCTGGAACTCCGACCTGCTCTACCAGGAGTTGCACGTGGACTCCGTGGGTGCCGCAGCCCTCCTGGGCCTGGGCCCCCATGCCTACTGCCG GAACCCAGACAAGGACGAGAGGCCCTGGTGCTACGTGGTGAAGGACAGCGCCCTCTCCTGGGAGTACTGCCGCCTGGCGGCCTGCGGTGCGCGCAGCTGGAGGTGGTCTCGGGAGGAGCAGG AATCCCTTGCCAGGATTCAGCCCCCGCCCACCGAGGCCCTGCTGACCCTGTCTGGGCCCGAAGCCGCTGGACCAGCTGGACGCCAGACCTGCGGCAAGAGGCACAAGAAGAGGACCTTCCTGCGGCCCCGCATTATCGGCGGCTCCTCCTCGCTGCCCGGCTCCCATCCCTGGCTGGCCGCCATCTACATCGGGAACAACTTCTGTGCGGGGAGCCTCGTCCACACCTGCTGGGTGGTGTCTGCCGCCCACTGCTTCTCTAACAG CCCCCCCAGGGAGAGCGTCTCCGTGGTTTTGGGCCAGCACTTCTTCAACCGCACCACGGACGTGACACAGACATTTGGCATCGAGAAGTACATCCCGTACCCGCTGTACTCGGTGTTCAACCCCAGTGACCACGACCTCG TCCTGATCCGGCTGGAGAAGAAAGGGGAGCGCTGCGCCGTCCGCTCCCAGTTCGTCCAGCCCATCTGCCTGCCCGAGCCCAGCAGCCCCTTCCCCGCGGGACACAAGTGCCAGATAGCGGGCTGGGGCCATCAGGATGAGA ACGTGAGCGGCTACTCCCCTTCGCTTCGGGAGGCACTGGTCCCCTTGGTCGCGGACCATAAGTGCAGCAGCCCTGAGGTGTATGGGGCCGACATCAGTCCCAACATGCTGTGTGCCGGCTACTTCGACTGCAGGTCGGACGCCTGCCAG GGGGACTCCGGCGGGCCACTGGCCTGCGAGAAGAACGGCGTGGCCTACCTGTACGGCATCATCAGCTGGGGCGACGGTTGTGGGAGGCTCAACAAGCCTGGCGTCTACACCCGCGTGGCCAACTACGTGGACTGGATCAACGACCGGATTCGCCCCCACAAGCGACCCACGAAtccctcctga
- the HGFAC gene encoding hepatocyte growth factor activator isoform X1: MLSLEDAVRSRKSMAEARGDCWPRQGEPGGRYGRRAGLLAREAARVNHLPAALTLTLLPRPAAPHASPGGAMGCWAWVASPCPPPRPALLLLLLLLLPHGAQPQAARSQGEPPGHNATVTPVTPVTSVTPSTAAVGASQTEGPPGGGLTPLPWGAPSNGPGGTAVLTEAGQPCRFPFRYGGRMLHSCTAEGSAHRKWCATTHNYDRDRAWGYCVQDPAPQGGPAPRDPCASGPCLHGGSCSSTQDPESHHCTCPEAFTGQDCGTAKCFDESRYEYLEPGDRWAHVHQGRVEQCECSGGQVHCEGTRHTACLSSPCLNGGSCHLIVATGTTVCACPPGYAGRLCNIVPAQRCFVGTGTEYRGVASTAASGLGCLPWNSDLLYQELHVDSVGAAALLGLGPHAYCRNPDKDERPWCYVVKDSALSWEYCRLAACGARSWRWSREEQESLARIQPPPTEALLTLSGPEAAGPAGRQTCGKRHKKRTFLRPRIIGGSSSLPGSHPWLAAIYIGNNFCAGSLVHTCWVVSAAHCFSNRSPQGLGAGPCTVSEEGRAGLRVKGREATSPLLHSPPRESVSVVLGQHFFNRTTDVTQTFGIEKYIPYPLYSVFNPSDHDLVLIRLEKKGERCAVRSQFVQPICLPEPSSPFPAGHKCQIAGWGHQDENVSGYSPSLREALVPLVADHKCSSPEVYGADISPNMLCAGYFDCRSDACQGDSGGPLACEKNGVAYLYGIISWGDGCGRLNKPGVYTRVANYVDWINDRIRPHKRPTNPS; encoded by the exons ATGCTGAGCCTGGAGGACGCGGTCAGGTCCAGGAAGAGCATGGCGGAGGCAAGAGGGGACTGCTGGCCCAGGCAGGGTGAGCCGGGCGGCAGATACGGCAGACGTGCGGGCCTCCTGGCACGGGAGGCAGCCAGGGTTAATCATTTGCCGGCGGCCTTGACCCTCACCCTGCTCCCGCGTCCCGCTGCTCCTCACGCCAGCCCAGGAGGAGCCATGGGGTGCTGGGCCTGGGTCGccagcccctgccccccgcccaggccagccctgctgttgctgctgctgctgctgctgcctcacGGGGCACAGCCCCAGGCTGCCAGG AGCCAAGGGGAGCCCCCAGGACACAACGCCACAGTGACTCCTGTGACCCCTGTAACCTCAGTGACCCCCAGCACTGCAGCCGTGGGAGCATCCCAGACAGAGGGGCCCCCTGGTGGAGGGCTCACCCCCCTGCCCTGGGGAGCCCCCTCCAACGGCCCTGGGGGCACAG CAGTGCTCACCGAGGCCGGGCAGCCCTGCAGGTTCCCATTCCGCTACGGCGGCCGCATGCTGCACTCTTGCACTGCAGAGGGAAGCGCCCACAGGAAGTG GTGTGCCACGACTCACAACTACGACCGGGACAGGGCCTGGGGCTACTGTGTGCAGGACCCCGCTCCCCAGGGGGGCCCAG CCCCCCGGGACCCCTGTGCCTCTGGCCCCTGCCTCCACGGAGGCTCATGCTCCAGCACACAGGACCCCGAGTCACACCACTGCACCTGCCCTGAGGCCTTCACCGGCCAGGACTGCGGCACAG caaAGTGCTTTGATGAGAGCCGCTACGAGTACCTGGAGCCGGGCGATCGTTGGGCCCACGTGCACCAGGGCCGCGTGGAACAGTGCGAGTGCTCGGGGGGCCAGGTCCACTGTGAGGGGACCCGCCACACAG CTTGTCTGAGCAGCCCCTGCCTGAACGGCGGTTCCTGCCACCTGATCGTGGCCACCGGGACCACCGTCTGCGCCTGCCCCCCAGGCTACGCCGGGCGGCTCTGCAACATTG TGCCTGCCCAGCGCTGCTTCGTGGGGACCGGCACCGAGTACCGAGGCGTGGCCAGCACGGCGGCCTCAGGCCTCGGATGCCTGCCCTGGAACTCCGACCTGCTCTACCAGGAGTTGCACGTGGACTCCGTGGGTGCCGCAGCCCTCCTGGGCCTGGGCCCCCATGCCTACTGCCG GAACCCAGACAAGGACGAGAGGCCCTGGTGCTACGTGGTGAAGGACAGCGCCCTCTCCTGGGAGTACTGCCGCCTGGCGGCCTGCGGTGCGCGCAGCTGGAGGTGGTCTCGGGAGGAGCAGG AATCCCTTGCCAGGATTCAGCCCCCGCCCACCGAGGCCCTGCTGACCCTGTCTGGGCCCGAAGCCGCTGGACCAGCTGGACGCCAGACCTGCGGCAAGAGGCACAAGAAGAGGACCTTCCTGCGGCCCCGCATTATCGGCGGCTCCTCCTCGCTGCCCGGCTCCCATCCCTGGCTGGCCGCCATCTACATCGGGAACAACTTCTGTGCGGGGAGCCTCGTCCACACCTGCTGGGTGGTGTCTGCCGCCCACTGCTTCTCTAACAG GTCTCCCCAGGGTTTGGGGGCGGGGCCCTGCACAGTGTCAGAGGAGGGGCGAGCCGGCCTCAGGGTTAAGGGTCGTGAAGCCACCAGCCCCCTGCTGCACAGCCCCCCCAGGGAGAGCGTCTCCGTGGTTTTGGGCCAGCACTTCTTCAACCGCACCACGGACGTGACACAGACATTTGGCATCGAGAAGTACATCCCGTACCCGCTGTACTCGGTGTTCAACCCCAGTGACCACGACCTCG TCCTGATCCGGCTGGAGAAGAAAGGGGAGCGCTGCGCCGTCCGCTCCCAGTTCGTCCAGCCCATCTGCCTGCCCGAGCCCAGCAGCCCCTTCCCCGCGGGACACAAGTGCCAGATAGCGGGCTGGGGCCATCAGGATGAGA ACGTGAGCGGCTACTCCCCTTCGCTTCGGGAGGCACTGGTCCCCTTGGTCGCGGACCATAAGTGCAGCAGCCCTGAGGTGTATGGGGCCGACATCAGTCCCAACATGCTGTGTGCCGGCTACTTCGACTGCAGGTCGGACGCCTGCCAG GGGGACTCCGGCGGGCCACTGGCCTGCGAGAAGAACGGCGTGGCCTACCTGTACGGCATCATCAGCTGGGGCGACGGTTGTGGGAGGCTCAACAAGCCTGGCGTCTACACCCGCGTGGCCAACTACGTGGACTGGATCAACGACCGGATTCGCCCCCACAAGCGACCCACGAAtccctcctga